The Enteractinococcus fodinae genome has a segment encoding these proteins:
- a CDS encoding LLM class flavin-dependent oxidoreductase yields the protein MEGAFIVASQRQILFNAFDMNCVGHQSPGLWRHPQDQSRDYNKLSYWTDLAQTLEKGLFDGLFIADVLGPYDIYGGNSNAALTSGAQVPVNDPFLLVSAMAAVTKHLGFGVTAGTAYEHPFPFARRLATLDHLTNGRVGWNVVTGYLPSAARNMGNDDQMEHDRRYDHADEYLEVIYKLLEGSWEDDAVQFDRESGVFTDFTKVHNIAHEGEFFRVPGAAVTEPSPQRTPVIYQAGASTRGRVFSAKHAEATFMNSPTPELLGESIAKTRAALVEAGRDPYDMRVFGMQTVVTGATDAEAQEKYRDLAQYADVEGALSLMSGWMGTDFSKYDLDAPIGHIESNAIQSAAETFRRASGDGEEWTVRKLAEWVGVGGFGPVLIGSGATVAEELIRIQDETDVDGFNLAYHITPGTFEDIVEYVVPELQERGRYKTEYSEGTLRHKLFGQGDHLPETHVGASYKLGASSLV from the coding sequence ATGGAAGGAGCATTCATCGTGGCATCACAACGTCAAATCCTCTTCAACGCTTTCGACATGAACTGTGTCGGACACCAATCACCAGGCCTATGGCGCCACCCGCAAGACCAGTCCCGAGACTACAATAAGCTGTCCTACTGGACCGATCTGGCCCAGACGCTAGAAAAAGGGCTGTTCGATGGGCTCTTCATCGCCGATGTTCTTGGGCCCTACGATATTTACGGTGGCAACTCCAATGCTGCACTGACCTCGGGTGCGCAGGTGCCCGTCAACGACCCCTTCCTGCTGGTCTCTGCCATGGCTGCCGTGACCAAGCACCTCGGTTTCGGGGTTACAGCCGGCACCGCCTATGAGCACCCTTTCCCATTCGCTCGTCGCCTGGCCACCCTGGATCACCTCACCAACGGCCGCGTGGGCTGGAACGTTGTGACCGGTTACCTCCCATCGGCGGCCCGCAACATGGGTAACGACGATCAGATGGAACACGATCGTCGCTATGACCACGCGGATGAATACCTCGAAGTCATCTACAAACTCCTCGAAGGGTCATGGGAAGACGATGCGGTGCAATTCGACCGCGAATCAGGCGTCTTCACCGACTTCACCAAAGTTCACAACATTGCTCACGAAGGCGAATTCTTCCGGGTACCAGGTGCAGCGGTGACCGAACCGTCGCCACAGCGCACCCCGGTCATCTATCAGGCCGGCGCCTCGACCCGTGGGCGTGTTTTTAGTGCCAAACATGCCGAAGCCACCTTTATGAACTCACCGACCCCAGAATTGCTGGGCGAGTCAATCGCCAAAACCCGTGCGGCACTGGTCGAAGCCGGCCGCGACCCGTATGACATGAGAGTCTTTGGGATGCAGACCGTTGTCACCGGTGCAACGGATGCCGAAGCACAGGAGAAGTACCGGGATCTTGCCCAGTATGCCGATGTTGAAGGCGCGCTGTCGCTGATGTCAGGTTGGATGGGCACCGACTTTTCCAAATATGATTTGGATGCTCCCATCGGCCACATCGAATCCAATGCAATCCAATCGGCTGCCGAAACCTTCCGCAGGGCTTCCGGCGACGGCGAAGAATGGACCGTTCGTAAACTCGCCGAATGGGTTGGTGTCGGTGGTTTCGGACCGGTCCTGATCGGATCCGGCGCCACGGTTGCAGAAGAGCTTATCAGGATCCAGGACGAAACCGACGTCGATGGTTTCAACCTGGCCTACCACATCACCCCGGGAACCTTCGAAGACATCGTTGAATACGTTGTCCCAGAACTCCAGGAACGCGGCCGCTACAAGACCGAATACTCCGAGGGCACCCTGCGCCATAAACTCTTCGGCCAGGGCGACCACCTCCCCGAGACCCACGTTGGTGCCAGCTATAAGCTCGGGGCCAGCTCACTGGTCTAA
- a CDS encoding ABC transporter permease yields MTAIDHSEVASKRQPPTPSDTPITPAPATDKPRLLDRKGVKPAVGFLVPLVLLIAWWAVTDAGVFTPVQLPSPSAVIEATVGLIQRGDLWLHIGISVQRVLIGFAIGAVLGMIFGAVLGLSRWADALLTPLLGALRAVPSLAWVPLLILWMQIGEDSKVTLIAIGAFFPVFTTLYAGLQHVDPHLVEAGRAFGYKGVRLFKTVQLPAVVPSIFSGLRLALAQAWLFLVAAELIASSMGLGFLLTDSQNNGRTDRLILAIILLAVLGKLTDTLLGLAEKRAIARWT; encoded by the coding sequence ATGACCGCGATCGACCACTCCGAAGTCGCCAGTAAACGCCAGCCCCCAACACCCAGTGACACGCCGATCACCCCGGCCCCCGCCACGGACAAGCCAAGACTGCTAGACCGCAAAGGCGTCAAACCCGCCGTGGGGTTCCTGGTGCCCCTTGTCCTGCTGATCGCCTGGTGGGCGGTTACTGACGCCGGAGTCTTTACTCCCGTGCAGTTACCGTCTCCCTCTGCAGTGATCGAGGCTACCGTGGGCCTCATCCAGCGCGGTGACCTGTGGCTACACATCGGAATCTCGGTACAACGGGTCCTGATCGGTTTTGCAATCGGTGCGGTGTTAGGCATGATCTTTGGTGCCGTCCTGGGCCTGTCCCGGTGGGCTGACGCACTGCTGACGCCCCTGTTGGGTGCACTCCGGGCGGTCCCATCGCTGGCCTGGGTTCCGCTGCTGATTCTGTGGATGCAGATCGGCGAGGATTCCAAAGTCACGCTGATCGCTATCGGTGCGTTTTTCCCGGTCTTTACCACCCTGTATGCCGGCCTGCAGCATGTGGACCCACACCTGGTCGAAGCCGGGCGGGCCTTCGGATATAAAGGTGTTCGACTGTTCAAAACCGTCCAACTGCCCGCTGTCGTTCCCTCGATCTTCTCCGGACTACGACTAGCACTGGCCCAGGCTTGGTTGTTCCTGGTGGCCGCCGAACTCATTGCCTCTTCAATGGGGCTTGGGTTCTTACTCACCGATTCGCAAAATAATGGTCGCACTGATCGACTGATCCTGGCGATCATTCTGTTGGCCGTACTCGGTAAACTCACTGATACCCTGCTGGGCCTGGCAGAGAAACGCGCCATCGCCCGCTGGACATAA
- a CDS encoding MarR family winged helix-turn-helix transcriptional regulator, whose protein sequence is MTDASEIRWLNEEQDFTWRAVWSLMTWLPTKLDQQLREDSGLSLYEYYALSQISEAPNRSIRLSELAGIANMTLSHLSRVISRMMKAGWVERIVDPEDGRYTLGVLTDAGWDKVEEIAPGHVEAVQQAIFDQLTEEQARALGETAARVAEAVSPHGEVTGPPKGR, encoded by the coding sequence ATGACTGACGCATCTGAAATTCGCTGGCTCAATGAGGAACAAGACTTTACGTGGCGAGCAGTGTGGTCGCTGATGACGTGGTTGCCCACCAAGCTCGACCAGCAATTGCGTGAGGACTCGGGGCTGAGTCTGTATGAGTATTACGCGCTGTCGCAAATCTCAGAAGCGCCGAATCGGTCGATTCGCCTCAGTGAGTTGGCCGGGATTGCGAACATGACGCTCTCGCATTTGTCGCGCGTCATCTCCCGGATGATGAAGGCAGGCTGGGTCGAGCGCATTGTGGATCCTGAAGACGGTCGGTATACCCTCGGGGTGCTGACCGACGCTGGCTGGGACAAGGTCGAAGAAATCGCCCCGGGTCACGTCGAAGCGGTCCAGCAGGCCATTTTTGACCAGCTCACGGAAGAGCAAGCCCGGGCGCTGGGGGAGACAGCAGCCCGTGTTGCCGAAGCCGTCTCGCCGCACGGCGAAGTCACTGGCCCACCAAAAGGTCGATAA
- a CDS encoding aldo/keto reductase produces the protein MTRIPRTGLDIFPLNLGGNTFGWTSDRDASFAVLDAFVEAGGNFIDTADLYSVWAEGHEGGESETIIGQWLTARGNRDKVIIATKVGGLPTRPGLSVENVEAALTESLKRLQTDHVDLYYAHYDDENVAIVDQVRHAHSLVESGKVKHLALSNYAPERMREWFETAKAEGLTLPVAIQPQYNLLHRKDYEQGYGPIAQEFEAAVFPYFALASGVLTGKYRSKADIEGKARQGFAEDLITDDALHVVDAIVEIAEARGVEPATVSLAWLLAKGVTAPVASASAPDQLPALMAIADLKLTDEEVHQLDTASQPFA, from the coding sequence ATGACCCGCATTCCCCGTACCGGTCTCGATATCTTCCCGCTCAACCTTGGCGGTAACACTTTTGGCTGGACATCGGATCGCGATGCATCCTTTGCCGTCTTGGATGCCTTTGTGGAGGCCGGCGGGAACTTCATCGACACCGCAGATCTATACTCCGTATGGGCCGAGGGCCATGAAGGTGGCGAGTCGGAGACGATTATCGGCCAATGGCTGACCGCTCGCGGCAACCGCGACAAAGTCATCATTGCCACCAAGGTCGGCGGACTCCCAACGCGTCCAGGACTGAGCGTAGAAAACGTCGAAGCTGCCTTGACGGAATCCCTGAAGCGTCTTCAGACCGATCACGTCGACTTGTACTACGCCCATTATGATGACGAAAATGTTGCCATTGTGGACCAAGTGCGTCACGCTCACAGTCTCGTGGAGTCCGGCAAAGTCAAGCACCTAGCCCTGTCGAACTACGCGCCGGAACGTATGCGCGAATGGTTCGAAACCGCAAAAGCCGAGGGCCTGACCTTACCGGTTGCGATTCAGCCACAATACAACCTGTTGCATCGTAAAGACTATGAACAAGGGTATGGTCCAATCGCCCAAGAATTCGAAGCCGCCGTCTTCCCGTACTTCGCACTGGCTTCGGGCGTGCTGACCGGCAAGTACCGCTCGAAAGCCGACATCGAAGGCAAAGCTCGCCAAGGTTTCGCCGAGGATCTCATTACCGATGACGCCCTGCACGTTGTGGACGCCATCGTGGAGATCGCTGAGGCTCGTGGGGTCGAGCCAGCTACAGTCTCCCTGGCGTGGCTTCTGGCCAAGGGCGTGACCGCTCCGGTTGCTTCGGCTTCTGCCCCGGACCAGCTGCCAGCTCTGATGGCCATCGCAGATCTGAAACTCACCGACGAGGAAGTTCACCAGCTCGATACGGCCTCCCAGCCGTTCGCCTAA
- a CDS encoding MsnO8 family LLM class oxidoreductase — protein sequence MSAVPLSILDRANTRLVDGRPVDASVILQEVTTRAQAAETLGYQRFWVAEHHAVPGIVGSTPTLFLAHLASATSTIRLGTGGIMVPSHQPLVIAEQIGTLQALYGTRIDAGLGASVGFTKPVREALRHNTNAKEHFFDDVDEVLDYLDGTAAITAYPQDESRTELHVLTSGGSTEFAATRGMGLVLGGPSVTRGLTSPGERSPVAAQYREQFVAATSRNQRPHVIASVNVATADSTSAAQQLVLSEAWALTQSRTTGVFGPLEDPATIDLSALSAQQQRRLDRALESTIYGTPDEVMEQLEAVVAYTQADEIMVTGNIWDPAAQLTSDQLLIEAWLAR from the coding sequence ATGAGTGCTGTTCCACTGTCGATCCTTGACCGCGCCAACACCCGCCTGGTTGATGGCCGTCCCGTCGACGCCTCGGTTATCCTGCAAGAGGTCACCACGCGAGCTCAAGCAGCCGAAACCCTGGGGTACCAGCGATTTTGGGTGGCTGAACACCACGCGGTCCCCGGCATCGTCGGGTCAACACCAACGCTCTTCTTAGCTCACCTTGCCTCAGCGACGTCGACTATTCGGCTAGGTACCGGCGGCATTATGGTCCCCAGTCACCAGCCGCTGGTGATCGCTGAACAGATTGGTACTTTGCAAGCACTGTATGGCACTCGCATCGACGCCGGTCTGGGGGCGTCCGTGGGCTTTACCAAGCCCGTTCGCGAGGCCCTGCGTCACAATACCAACGCCAAAGAGCACTTCTTTGACGATGTCGATGAGGTCCTTGACTACCTCGATGGCACTGCCGCCATTACCGCATATCCCCAGGACGAATCCCGCACGGAACTGCATGTGCTCACTAGTGGCGGCTCAACTGAATTTGCCGCAACCCGGGGTATGGGGCTGGTCCTTGGCGGCCCATCAGTGACTCGCGGGCTAACATCCCCTGGAGAGCGCTCCCCCGTTGCAGCACAGTACCGTGAACAATTCGTGGCGGCGACGTCGCGCAATCAACGGCCACACGTCATCGCGTCGGTCAATGTCGCCACGGCGGATTCCACCTCCGCAGCCCAGCAGCTCGTCTTATCCGAAGCCTGGGCGCTGACTCAATCCAGAACTACCGGGGTGTTCGGCCCCTTAGAAGACCCCGCCACGATTGATCTTTCAGCCCTGTCCGCTCAACAGCAGCGGCGACTCGATAGAGCATTAGAGTCCACGATTTATGGCACACCAGATGAGGTCATGGAACAGCTCGAAGCGGTGGTGGCCTACACCCAAGCCGACGAGATCATGGTGACCGGTAATATCTGGGATCCAGCGGCGCAGCTGACCTCTGATCAGTTACTGATAGAAGCCTGGCTCGCCCGCTAA
- a CDS encoding aliphatic sulfonate ABC transporter substrate-binding protein: MLLPRKTLPAAILAGALALTGCAGENADAGETESLRIDYATYNPLSLIIKDQGWLEEELDGEVEWVFSAGSNRANENLRAEAIDVGSTAGSAALLSRSTGTPIQTISVVGNVEWTALVVPEDSAIDTVEDLAGHSVAATRGTDPYFFLVQALEEAGLELSEVEVQNVQHADGFTALNNGSVEAWAGLDPIMAGGEDSTEFLLRDVDLNTYSFVNATESFIEDSPEVAQLVVDTYERARDWALENPEETAELLAEEAEIDLDVATIVIEERSGFDISPVPGEDQAQVLANIAPIFVTSGDVDNQETVDEALETLFAPEFAQNAE; this comes from the coding sequence ATGTTACTTCCACGCAAAACACTTCCCGCTGCAATCCTGGCCGGAGCGCTGGCACTGACCGGATGCGCCGGAGAAAACGCTGACGCCGGTGAGACCGAATCGCTGCGCATCGACTACGCCACCTACAATCCCTTGTCGCTGATCATCAAAGACCAAGGCTGGTTGGAAGAAGAACTTGATGGCGAGGTTGAATGGGTCTTTTCTGCTGGCTCGAACCGCGCCAATGAAAACCTGCGCGCCGAGGCTATCGATGTCGGCTCTACTGCAGGCTCAGCTGCCCTACTATCCCGTTCAACCGGGACACCCATTCAGACCATTAGCGTCGTTGGCAACGTCGAATGGACCGCACTGGTCGTTCCAGAAGACTCCGCGATCGACACCGTAGAGGATCTTGCCGGGCACTCGGTTGCGGCCACCCGTGGCACCGACCCGTACTTCTTCCTCGTTCAAGCCCTAGAGGAAGCCGGCCTTGAGCTGTCGGAGGTCGAGGTGCAAAACGTCCAGCACGCTGACGGGTTCACCGCCTTGAATAACGGCTCCGTTGAGGCCTGGGCCGGACTTGATCCAATCATGGCCGGAGGTGAAGACTCGACCGAGTTCTTACTCCGTGATGTAGATCTGAACACCTACTCGTTTGTGAACGCGACCGAATCGTTTATCGAGGACTCTCCAGAGGTTGCCCAGCTCGTGGTCGATACATATGAGCGTGCCCGCGACTGGGCGTTAGAGAATCCCGAAGAAACCGCAGAGCTGCTGGCCGAGGAAGCTGAAATCGACCTCGATGTTGCCACCATCGTGATCGAAGAACGCTCTGGTTTCGATATCAGCCCCGTACCCGGTGAAGATCAGGCCCAGGTGTTGGCTAATATCGCACCGATTTTCGTTACTTCGGGAGACGTTGACAACCAAGAAACCGTTGACGAAGCCCTCGAGACGCTGTTCGCGCCCGAGTTCGCCCAGAATGCGGAGTAA
- a CDS encoding cation transporter — protein MTGSVNLFPDPAEAVVNLVAASVALVALKVELKPPGRNHIDGHSKVEYSAAAVERWMTFVTAAGILTTSVQRFLEPQPLENSGIGLGVCILAPRA, from the coding sequence TTGACCGGCTCAGTGAATTTGTTCCCTGATCCAGCAGAAGCTGTGGTCAACCTGGTGGCGGCTAGTGTCGCGCTGGTCGCGCTCAAAGTCGAGCTGAAACCACCTGGCCGCAATCACATCGACGGGCATAGCAAGGTTGAGTATTCTGCCGCTGCCGTTGAAAGGTGGATGACCTTCGTGACGGCCGCCGGGATCCTGACAACCTCGGTTCAACGTTTTCTTGAGCCTCAGCCCCTGGAAAATAGTGGTATCGGACTAGGCGTCTGCATACTGGCACCAAGGGCCTAG
- a CDS encoding ABC transporter ATP-binding protein: MTLTASSPAVVCRNVGRAFGTNGTTRQILTDINLEVAPGEIIAIIGASGSGKSTLLRALGGLDVGCTGQVHIQDTPVAEFDPRCAIGFQEPRLMPWASVADNVALGLPDGTGKAAGKHRVDELLQLVGLEHAADHRPREISGGMAQRASLARAMARDPEILLLDEPFGALDALTRIKMQQLLLDVHAKTGTTTVMVTHDVDEALLLSDRIILLDHTPHIEGATIANIFTPPVPRPRASHDPALVSLREQLLTGLGVQPLASSKG; encoded by the coding sequence ATGACGCTCACAGCATCCAGTCCTGCAGTAGTCTGCCGCAATGTCGGCCGAGCCTTCGGTACCAACGGCACCACCCGCCAGATCTTGACTGACATCAACCTCGAGGTCGCACCCGGAGAGATCATTGCCATCATCGGTGCCTCCGGGTCCGGAAAATCCACCTTGCTACGTGCCCTGGGCGGGTTGGATGTCGGATGCACCGGCCAGGTGCACATCCAAGACACTCCCGTGGCCGAATTCGATCCACGGTGTGCCATCGGGTTCCAAGAACCCCGACTGATGCCCTGGGCGAGCGTGGCGGACAACGTTGCCCTGGGACTACCCGACGGAACGGGCAAAGCTGCTGGCAAACACCGCGTCGATGAGCTCTTGCAGCTTGTCGGTTTGGAGCACGCAGCCGATCATCGCCCGCGGGAAATCTCCGGCGGCATGGCCCAACGCGCTTCCTTGGCACGTGCGATGGCCCGCGACCCCGAAATCCTGTTGTTAGATGAGCCCTTTGGTGCCCTCGACGCGTTGACACGCATCAAAATGCAGCAACTGCTGTTGGACGTACATGCCAAAACCGGTACCACCACAGTGATGGTCACCCATGATGTTGACGAAGCCTTGCTGCTGTCAGATCGCATCATCCTGTTGGATCACACCCCGCACATCGAAGGCGCGACGATTGCCAATATTTTCACTCCACCCGTACCTCGGCCACGCGCCAGCCATGACCCCGCACTAGTTTCGTTACGGGAGCAACTGCTGACCGGTTTGGGCGTACAACCACTTGCATCTTCGAAAGGCTAA
- a CDS encoding CoA-binding protein — protein sequence MTQLSNSPQAANAPGLVDTLLTDAGATWAVVGLTDTPGRVAKSIAAFLQSELGMDVIPVNRRREPVNGQRAYGRLAEIPHPIDVVHVFVNGDAAVGVVDEAIRKGVKNLWFQIGVDSPAAVDKALAAGLNVVTDTCPSIEGRMRSLGWRM from the coding sequence ATGACTCAACTTTCGAACAGCCCTCAGGCGGCTAATGCTCCCGGACTCGTTGATACTCTCCTCACGGACGCGGGCGCGACCTGGGCCGTTGTGGGCCTCACCGACACTCCGGGTCGTGTCGCGAAATCCATCGCAGCCTTTCTACAATCCGAACTGGGCATGGACGTGATCCCGGTCAACCGACGCCGCGAGCCCGTGAATGGTCAGCGAGCGTACGGCCGCCTCGCAGAAATACCGCACCCGATCGATGTCGTGCATGTTTTTGTGAATGGTGACGCTGCCGTTGGGGTGGTCGACGAAGCGATCCGCAAGGGCGTGAAAAATCTCTGGTTCCAAATCGGCGTTGATAGTCCGGCGGCGGTCGATAAGGCACTGGCTGCCGGCCTCAACGTGGTGACTGATACGTGTCCATCAATTGAGGGTCGCATGCGATCACTCGGTTGGCGCATGTGA
- a CDS encoding SDR family oxidoreductase, with product MTSTVGLNLTDLPAHPGTVFVAGDGGLLGSYAAELYHQLGWTVHGVSRRALPEVPWVHHRADLLDEQAVSELAQVEGLAEVTHLVFGAYIERDTDAELIEINDALLENTLEVLRQAGANLKHVTIYQGGKAYGHHLGFFNTPAKESDPRLIGPHFYYTQEDLLRQRAQERGFDFTVLRPEGVTGYATGNPMNLLLVIGVYAAISKELGLPLRFPGTRTAYDVLYQTTDAQLLARATVWAGGTKTAAGQVFNVTNGDQFRWSQLWPRFAEHFGMAYAPPQQMSLTETMPALAEIWDRLVHRHDLQPTPYHELVGWGVGDFLFQHEADNITSTVKIRQAGFADALDTETRLLELFDQLVEQKVLPPLR from the coding sequence ATGACATCCACGGTCGGATTAAATTTGACTGACTTGCCAGCCCACCCAGGAACGGTCTTCGTCGCCGGGGACGGTGGTCTGTTGGGCAGTTACGCTGCCGAGTTGTACCACCAGCTTGGGTGGACGGTCCACGGGGTGAGCCGTCGAGCGCTCCCCGAGGTCCCATGGGTCCACCACCGCGCTGACTTACTCGATGAACAGGCTGTTAGTGAACTGGCCCAAGTCGAAGGGCTAGCCGAGGTGACCCACTTGGTTTTCGGCGCATACATTGAACGTGACACCGATGCGGAACTCATCGAAATCAACGATGCGTTGTTAGAAAATACCTTAGAGGTGCTCCGGCAGGCCGGAGCGAACCTGAAACACGTGACGATCTATCAGGGCGGAAAAGCCTACGGGCACCACCTCGGGTTTTTCAATACCCCTGCCAAAGAATCAGACCCGCGACTCATCGGGCCGCATTTCTACTACACGCAAGAAGACCTCCTGCGCCAACGCGCACAAGAACGGGGTTTCGATTTCACGGTGCTGCGTCCCGAGGGCGTGACCGGGTACGCGACCGGCAACCCCATGAACCTGTTGTTAGTCATCGGGGTCTATGCGGCCATCAGTAAAGAGCTTGGGTTACCCTTGCGCTTCCCAGGCACCCGGACAGCCTACGACGTGCTCTACCAAACCACCGATGCCCAACTGTTAGCCCGAGCCACCGTGTGGGCGGGTGGGACAAAAACGGCTGCCGGCCAGGTCTTTAACGTCACCAATGGCGATCAGTTCCGCTGGTCACAACTCTGGCCGCGGTTCGCCGAGCATTTCGGCATGGCCTACGCCCCACCCCAACAGATGTCGTTAACCGAAACCATGCCGGCATTGGCCGAAATCTGGGACAGACTGGTGCACCGCCACGACCTGCAACCCACCCCGTATCACGAGTTAGTCGGGTGGGGTGTTGGAGATTTCTTATTCCAGCACGAAGCTGACAACATCACCTCGACCGTGAAGATCCGTCAGGCGGGTTTCGCCGATGCTCTCGATACTGAAACGCGTTTATTGGAACTCTTTGATCAGCTGGTGGAACAAAAAGTTCTGCCGCCATTGCGGTAG
- a CDS encoding thiamine pyrophosphate-binding protein: MAQVVYSTRLAQLCAATGVETVFIPKQLWNSQLTDAFGDAEGNIATIDGVTEIHYKVVNTGTADGAVMAAAGYRQAGGPPAAVVLDASQDFLSTLETIGQAARDKLSMVVIVVEPDEKFNGVHANWAGLLTGVGAVAVPAGDAENISQAMVDVIEGLNKQLPSVLLVDPENLNTEITDEAEPEFAAPRTGAVPQTSQVVRAAKSLAQARWPLIIAGRGARHAKSAMVELANTTGALLATSAGAHGLFEDQPYNIGLMGKIATPSTAELARGADVIVSFGCALDDWTTREGKLIDPNAVLIQVDTSPWAVGRFLPVSQSLIADAQAVATVLDLEVSKLLSEPKVGYRTEQTRKRLETKYWNSRPIPEHQLREDTVDPRAFLARLEEVLPRQRTVVVDQSAQAGYATNYLRVLDHEGYVFFPSGAVVAGMGASIAREDRMITVVTHESGLMDSLADFRTAVSNLQRGALVVFQQEAPVVEMARYYGLPVHEITSLDQLHEGLFESGVVVLAVQQH, translated from the coding sequence GTGGCCCAAGTGGTGTATTCAACGCGGTTAGCCCAGCTCTGTGCGGCTACCGGCGTGGAAACTGTGTTCATTCCCAAACAACTGTGGAACTCACAGCTCACCGATGCTTTTGGTGACGCAGAGGGCAATATCGCCACGATTGATGGAGTGACCGAGATCCACTACAAGGTCGTCAACACGGGGACCGCTGATGGGGCGGTCATGGCAGCTGCCGGATACCGTCAAGCCGGCGGCCCTCCCGCCGCCGTCGTGCTAGATGCTTCCCAGGACTTCCTGTCCACTCTAGAGACCATCGGTCAAGCAGCGCGGGACAAGCTGTCGATGGTGGTGATTGTGGTGGAGCCCGATGAGAAGTTCAACGGGGTGCACGCTAACTGGGCGGGACTGTTGACCGGCGTCGGTGCAGTCGCCGTACCGGCCGGCGACGCAGAAAACATTTCCCAAGCCATGGTTGATGTCATTGAGGGGCTCAATAAACAGCTACCTTCGGTATTGCTGGTGGACCCCGAAAACCTAAACACCGAGATCACCGACGAAGCGGAACCAGAATTTGCCGCACCCCGCACCGGAGCAGTCCCGCAAACCTCGCAGGTCGTGCGGGCCGCAAAATCCTTAGCGCAGGCGCGCTGGCCGCTGATTATTGCTGGCCGAGGTGCCCGTCACGCCAAGTCAGCTATGGTCGAATTGGCCAACACCACTGGGGCACTGCTGGCTACCTCTGCCGGAGCGCACGGGCTGTTCGAAGATCAGCCCTACAATATCGGGCTCATGGGCAAAATCGCTACCCCTTCAACCGCTGAATTAGCTCGAGGCGCCGACGTCATTGTCTCCTTTGGCTGTGCGCTGGATGACTGGACTACCCGCGAAGGCAAACTCATCGACCCCAACGCGGTACTTATTCAGGTCGATACGTCGCCTTGGGCCGTGGGCCGTTTTCTTCCGGTCTCGCAGTCATTAATCGCTGACGCACAAGCGGTGGCAACCGTGCTTGACCTTGAGGTCAGCAAACTCTTGAGCGAACCGAAGGTCGGTTACCGCACCGAGCAAACCCGCAAACGTTTAGAGACCAAGTACTGGAACTCTCGGCCAATCCCCGAGCACCAGTTGCGCGAAGATACCGTCGATCCGCGCGCCTTTTTGGCTCGACTCGAAGAGGTCTTGCCTAGGCAGCGGACGGTCGTCGTGGATCAATCGGCACAGGCCGGATACGCAACCAATTATTTACGGGTCCTCGACCACGAAGGGTACGTGTTTTTCCCAAGTGGTGCGGTGGTCGCCGGGATGGGTGCTTCCATCGCCCGCGAGGACCGCATGATCACGGTGGTCACACACGAGTCCGGACTGATGGATTCGTTGGCTGATTTTCGAACTGCGGTGTCGAACTTGCAACGCGGCGCACTGGTGGTCTTCCAGCAAGAAGCACCGGTGGTCGAAATGGCCCGGTACTATGGCCTGCCTGTCCATGAGATCACCAGTCTCGATCAGTTGCATGAGGGATTATTTGAATCTGGCGTGGTCGTCTTAGCGGTGCAGCAACATTAA